Proteins from a genomic interval of Paenibacillus sp. FSL H8-0048:
- a CDS encoding carboxylesterase/lipase family protein: protein MTGQLVNTAYGQLEGEAGNGVNVWRGIPFAAPPLGELRFRAPQPPESWSGVREAVKFGPVSLQPVSTSGTRFGGTTPIYDEDCLYLNVWSPAVAEETEALPVMVWIHGGTFVTGAGSQPMFEGSKLAVSGKVVVVTVNYRLGPLGFLHLSPLGAGLGSNLGLLDQIAALEWVQQNIAAFGGDPARVTVFGESAGSMSIAALLAMPAAKGLFARAIMESGAAQTLNEELGGQIAAAFLAELGLQPGGDTQLLHTLPAGEIMEAAGRMAYKLSGDSMNMFFQPVIEPGTLPVEPVQAIAAGAASGIPVLIGTNLHEGNLFFREGQKADNFEQSLKALEQLMGVGDLSELTSDYSQSWEGQAEVLTDLFFWASSISFAEKQQGHAPVWMYRFDWTVAGHPLLEKAIHGAEILYVFNNLPVLKQYGLSVTPEMEAVAEAMQTAWTAFAHSGDPAAPGLAWPQYTPNTRATMIFDQSSRVVNDPDGEKRKRIFEHYMG from the coding sequence ATGACAGGACAACTGGTGAATACAGCTTACGGGCAACTGGAGGGAGAAGCGGGAAACGGCGTGAACGTGTGGCGCGGCATCCCGTTCGCTGCCCCGCCGCTTGGAGAGCTGCGCTTCCGGGCACCGCAGCCGCCGGAGTCCTGGAGCGGCGTGCGGGAGGCTGTCAAGTTCGGACCAGTCAGCCTGCAGCCGGTCAGCACCAGCGGGACGCGGTTTGGCGGCACCACCCCTATTTATGATGAAGACTGTCTATATCTGAATGTCTGGTCCCCGGCGGTTGCGGAGGAGACCGAAGCTCTGCCGGTGATGGTGTGGATTCACGGCGGCACCTTCGTTACCGGCGCAGGCAGCCAGCCGATGTTCGAGGGCAGCAAGCTGGCCGTCTCCGGGAAGGTCGTGGTGGTTACCGTGAATTACCGGCTGGGTCCGCTCGGGTTCCTGCATCTGTCTCCGCTGGGCGCAGGACTGGGCAGCAACCTGGGCCTCCTGGATCAGATTGCTGCCCTGGAATGGGTGCAGCAGAATATCGCTGCATTCGGCGGGGATCCGGCGCGTGTCACGGTCTTCGGGGAGTCGGCAGGGAGCATGAGTATTGCTGCACTGCTGGCGATGCCTGCGGCGAAGGGACTGTTCGCCCGGGCCATAATGGAGAGCGGGGCGGCACAGACATTGAATGAAGAGCTCGGCGGGCAGATTGCCGCCGCTTTCCTGGCAGAGCTGGGCCTTCAGCCTGGCGGTGATACGCAGCTTCTGCATACGCTGCCGGCTGGAGAGATCATGGAAGCCGCAGGCCGGATGGCGTACAAGCTGTCCGGAGACTCGATGAATATGTTTTTCCAGCCGGTTATTGAGCCGGGCACCTTGCCGGTTGAGCCGGTACAGGCCATCGCAGCGGGAGCTGCCAGCGGCATTCCCGTGTTGATCGGAACGAATCTGCATGAAGGCAATCTGTTCTTCCGCGAGGGGCAGAAGGCGGACAACTTCGAGCAATCGCTCAAAGCGCTGGAGCAGCTGATGGGAGTGGGTGACCTCTCCGAGCTGACCTCGGATTACAGCCAGAGCTGGGAAGGACAGGCTGAGGTGCTGACCGACCTGTTCTTCTGGGCCAGCTCCATTTCGTTCGCGGAGAAGCAGCAAGGGCATGCGCCCGTCTGGATGTACCGCTTCGACTGGACGGTGGCCGGGCATCCTCTGCTGGAGAAGGCCATTCACGGCGCGGAGATTCTGTATGTCTTCAACAACCTCCCGGTGCTGAAGCAGTATGGCCTGAGCGTGACGCCGGAGATGGAGGCAGTGGCTGAGGCAATGCAGACCGCCTGGACTGCCTTCGCCCATAGTGGAGATCCGGCAGCGCCGGGACTGGCTTGGCCGCAGTACACGCCGAACACGCGGGCTACGATGATCTTTGACCAATCCTCGCGTGTGGTTAACGACCCGGACGGGGAGAAGCGCAAACGGATTTTTGAGCATTATATGGGATAA
- a CDS encoding stage V sporulation protein AB, translated as MTAPLSLGLHLLLGIAGGIAVGGGVIALFVVLDIIPRLAQLTSSYDKVHWYEGAMVGGSLLGTVSDFWNWKMAAGPLIELGVGLFNGIFIGMLAAALTEVLNVLPILAKRLHMTHLLLGLLMAMVCGKVAGSLFDWFVYQQ; from the coding sequence ATGACGGCACCGCTGTCGCTTGGACTTCATCTGCTGCTCGGGATTGCCGGTGGAATCGCAGTGGGCGGCGGGGTGATTGCGCTATTCGTAGTGCTGGATATCATTCCCCGGCTGGCTCAGCTCACCTCCTCCTATGACAAGGTTCACTGGTATGAGGGAGCGATGGTCGGCGGTTCCCTATTGGGGACGGTGAGTGACTTCTGGAACTGGAAAATGGCGGCTGGCCCTCTGATTGAGCTTGGGGTCGGCCTGTTCAACGGCATATTCATCGGCATGCTGGCTGCGGCTCTGACTGAGGTGCTCAATGTCCTGCCGATCCTGGCCAAACGTCTGCATATGACCCATCTGCTGCTTGGTCTCTTAATGGCAATGGTATGCGGCAAGGTGGCGGGCTCGTTGTTCGACTGGTTTGTCTATCAACAGTAA
- a CDS encoding stage V sporulation protein AA, whose protein sequence is MNSESQAPVVYIQLKNRVTVPKGKGVLLRDVAYLITDPQWREPLYTLLVLQPKESDGNLILIDLLTVIPRIQDMHPDADIQPIGEGRTIVQIEGPSTAAKPSIALFVLVWLLLFFGSALTIMNFHADVSMLEVQIRIVEMLTGRRDEHPYLFQIAYSLGIGLGMVIFFNHLFKKKWNEEPTPLEVEMFLYQKNIDQYVINEEYRKMKRRSDEAPGSREGGA, encoded by the coding sequence ATGAACAGTGAATCCCAGGCTCCAGTCGTATATATCCAGCTTAAGAACCGGGTGACGGTGCCCAAGGGCAAGGGGGTGCTGCTGCGCGATGTCGCTTATCTCATCACTGACCCGCAGTGGCGGGAGCCGCTGTATACACTGCTTGTGCTTCAGCCGAAGGAGAGTGACGGAAATCTGATTCTGATTGATCTGCTGACTGTCATTCCCCGGATTCAGGATATGCACCCCGATGCGGACATTCAGCCGATCGGCGAAGGCCGCACCATTGTACAGATTGAAGGTCCGTCTACGGCTGCTAAACCTTCTATAGCCCTGTTCGTGCTGGTCTGGCTGCTGCTGTTCTTCGGCTCGGCGCTGACGATTATGAATTTCCATGCCGATGTCAGCATGCTGGAGGTACAGATCCGGATTGTTGAGATGCTGACCGGCCGCAGGGACGAGCATCCTTACCTGTTTCAGATTGCCTATTCGCTGGGCATCGGGCTTGGGATGGTCATTTTTTTCAATCATCTGTTCAAAAAGAAATGGAACGAGGAGCCGACCCCCCTTGAGGTGGAAATGTTCCTGTATCAGAAGAATATCGATCAATATGTAATCAATGAGGAGTACCGCAAAATGAAACGCCGCAGTGACGAAGCACCCGGCAGCCGGGAGGGGGGCGCATGA
- the lysA gene encoding diaminopimelate decarboxylase, translating to MFLHGTSRINDAGHLEIGGCDVTELKAEYGTPLYIVDEQLVRQRCREYMEAFTASGLGFQVAYASKAFSTMAMCRLADEEGLSLDVVSDGELYTALQAGFPAERIHFHGNNKTPDEIEMAIDAGIGCFVADNLVELRLLQSIAARREVTVNILLRVTPGVEAHAHHAYASTGQTDSKFGFDIGNGSAREAVSLADSLSNLNLLGVHSHIGSQIFETEGFQLAVERIAEFTRTVKDELGISFPVVNLGGGFGIRYVDGDTPLLVSEYVAAITDAVKTHFTGINDSLPQIWVEPGRSIVGDAGTTLYTVGTSKEIPGVRKYVAVDGGMTDNPRPALYESKYEALLASRATEPNVEKVSIAGKCCESGDMLIWDVELPKVESGDLLAVACTGAYNYSMASNYNRIRRPAVVFVQNGQSDLVVRRESHQDIVANDIVPARIAKQAVTN from the coding sequence ATGTTTTTACACGGGACGAGCCGAATCAATGATGCAGGGCATTTGGAGATCGGCGGATGTGATGTAACCGAGTTGAAGGCGGAGTATGGAACACCGCTATATATAGTGGACGAGCAATTGGTCCGCCAACGCTGCCGCGAGTACATGGAGGCGTTCACAGCTTCCGGTCTCGGGTTCCAGGTGGCTTATGCCAGCAAGGCGTTCTCGACGATGGCGATGTGCCGGCTTGCAGATGAGGAAGGACTGTCGCTGGATGTGGTCTCCGATGGTGAGCTGTATACTGCGCTGCAAGCCGGTTTCCCGGCGGAACGCATTCATTTCCACGGCAATAATAAGACACCGGATGAGATCGAGATGGCGATCGATGCAGGAATTGGCTGCTTTGTCGCCGACAATCTGGTGGAGCTTCGTCTGCTTCAGTCCATTGCCGCCCGCAGAGAAGTGACGGTTAATATTCTGCTGCGCGTCACGCCTGGGGTTGAAGCCCATGCCCATCATGCCTATGCTTCCACAGGACAGACCGACTCCAAATTCGGCTTCGATATCGGAAACGGCTCAGCCCGTGAAGCGGTTAGCCTGGCTGACAGCCTATCTAATCTGAATCTGCTCGGCGTGCATTCGCATATCGGGTCGCAGATTTTTGAGACTGAGGGCTTCCAGCTTGCCGTTGAACGGATCGCTGAGTTCACCCGTACCGTCAAGGATGAGCTGGGAATCTCCTTCCCTGTAGTCAACCTGGGCGGAGGCTTCGGAATCCGTTATGTGGACGGCGATACGCCGCTCCTCGTCTCCGAATACGTTGCAGCGATCACAGATGCAGTGAAGACGCACTTCACCGGCATTAACGATTCGCTGCCGCAGATCTGGGTGGAGCCGGGCCGCAGCATCGTGGGGGATGCCGGTACGACCCTGTACACAGTTGGAACCAGCAAGGAAATTCCGGGTGTGCGCAAATATGTAGCCGTTGACGGCGGCATGACAGATAATCCGCGTCCGGCCTTGTATGAATCCAAGTACGAAGCACTGCTGGCAAGCCGTGCGACTGAGCCTAACGTGGAGAAGGTATCCATCGCCGGCAAATGCTGCGAAAGCGGCGATATGCTGATCTGGGATGTTGAGCTCCCTAAGGTGGAGAGCGGCGATCTGCTGGCTGTGGCCTGCACAGGAGCCTACAATTACTCCATGGCCAGCAACTACAACCGAATCCGCCGTCCGGCGGTGGTATTCGTGCAGAACGGGCAGAGTGATCTGGTCGTACGCCGTGAGTCCCATCAGGACATTGTTGCCAATGATATCGTTCCTGCACGGATTGCCAAACAGGCTGTTACGAATTAA
- a CDS encoding peptidylprolyl isomerase, with protein MAKQAKITLENGGVVLIDLFDQDAPNTVANFEKLAKDGFYNGLLFHRVIPGFVAQGGCPNGTGTGGPGYTINCEINPNKHERGSLAMAHAGKNTGGSQFYIAYAPQPHLDGVHTVFGKVVEGMDLVDAFKGRDKMTTVEIVEA; from the coding sequence ATGGCTAAGCAAGCGAAAATTACACTCGAAAACGGCGGCGTCGTGCTGATCGACTTGTTCGACCAGGATGCACCTAATACAGTAGCAAACTTTGAGAAGCTGGCAAAAGACGGCTTCTACAACGGATTGTTGTTCCACCGCGTGATCCCAGGCTTCGTAGCACAAGGCGGCTGCCCGAACGGAACAGGCACCGGCGGTCCTGGCTACACCATCAACTGCGAGATCAACCCGAACAAGCACGAGCGCGGCTCCCTGGCTATGGCCCATGCCGGCAAGAACACAGGCGGAAGCCAGTTCTATATCGCTTATGCTCCACAGCCGCATCTTGATGGAGTACACACAGTATTCGGTAAAGTGGTTGAAGGCATGGATCTGGTTGACGCTTTCAAAGGCCGCGACAAGATGACGACCGTTGAAATTGTTGAAGCTTAA
- a CDS encoding YwaF family protein: MNRTLFWDRARDSDFVMLSVSHLVALAIIALCCLALFGARFALRSRSGLRLGVRLLLILLLAASEGGLHVWYLSHDSWSRSSSLPLELCGITLLLSILMLLTRSRLLYSFLYFAGIGGAFIALLTPNLVYPFPHFRFLLFFIAHGSIILASLYMTWVEGYKPTWRSLFFTMLCLNLVAACVYAANMLLDSNYMFLMHKPSTFSVLDYFGPYPYYLLVEEGFAFVIFLLMFLIFFKLPELYTNRRAATSRKLGR, encoded by the coding sequence GTGAACCGAACTCTATTCTGGGACCGTGCGCGTGACAGCGATTTCGTTATGCTTTCCGTCTCCCATCTCGTTGCCCTGGCTATTATTGCCCTATGCTGCCTGGCGCTCTTTGGAGCCCGCTTCGCCCTGCGCAGCCGGTCCGGCCTGCGGTTAGGCGTACGCCTGCTGCTGATCCTGCTGCTGGCCGCTTCCGAGGGGGGCCTGCATGTCTGGTATCTGTCCCATGACAGCTGGAGCCGCAGCTCCTCCCTGCCGCTGGAGCTATGCGGAATCACCCTGCTTCTGTCGATCTTGATGCTGCTCACACGCAGCAGGCTGCTGTACAGCTTTCTGTATTTTGCCGGAATCGGCGGTGCATTCATCGCCCTGCTTACACCTAACCTGGTCTATCCGTTTCCGCATTTCCGCTTCCTGCTGTTCTTCATCGCCCACGGGTCGATCATACTTGCATCCCTGTACATGACCTGGGTCGAAGGATATAAGCCCACTTGGCGCTCATTGTTCTTCACCATGCTCTGCCTGAACCTTGTCGCTGCGTGTGTATACGCCGCCAATATGCTGCTGGACTCCAACTATATGTTCCTGATGCACAAGCCCAGCACGTTCTCGGTACTGGACTATTTCGGCCCTTATCCCTACTATCTGCTGGTTGAAGAAGGCTTTGCCTTCGTCATCTTCCTCCTGATGTTCCTGATCTTCTTCAAGCTGCCGGAGCTGTACACGAACCGCCGCGCCGCAACCAGCCGGAAACTGGGCAGGTAA
- a CDS encoding AI-2E family transporter has translation MDRRQVWPDKFKKFFLNNKFVVGLLIALLVGLTILVFSKIPFVFKPLSVLLHTVAAPLLLSGIAYYLLNPLVDRLEKRSRVKRAYGIVILYLIIIGIITLVLLMVIPIIRTQLMGLIDNFPVYSEQIQEEFLQLTGSELFNKIQSSVGTDLSDITSKVTTWATAFLNNAVSGVGSFVGTLTEIVLAVVTTPFILFYLLRDGKRLPDYLMRLIPTALRPQSRMVMQEMNNQIASYIRGQIIVSCCIGALLYIGYLIIGLEYSLVLAIVAACTAVVPYLGPAIAITPALIVAMVTSPFMLLKMVIVWTAVQLIEGKFISPQIMGKSLKIHPITIIFVIIFAGKMFGVLGIILAVPGYAVLKVVMTHIFQWFRFRSGLYRVIEEKTEE, from the coding sequence ATGGATAGACGGCAGGTATGGCCGGATAAATTCAAAAAGTTTTTTCTGAACAACAAGTTTGTGGTAGGTCTGCTGATTGCGTTGCTGGTGGGCTTAACGATACTCGTATTCTCAAAGATTCCGTTTGTGTTCAAGCCGCTGTCTGTGCTTCTGCATACGGTGGCAGCGCCGCTGCTGCTCTCAGGGATCGCCTATTATCTGCTGAATCCGCTGGTGGACCGTCTGGAGAAGAGAAGCCGGGTGAAGCGGGCGTATGGCATTGTCATTCTGTATCTGATTATTATCGGAATCATTACTCTGGTGCTGCTGATGGTCATCCCGATCATCCGCACCCAACTCATGGGCCTGATTGACAACTTCCCCGTCTACAGTGAGCAGATTCAGGAGGAGTTCCTCCAGCTTACGGGCAGTGAATTGTTCAACAAGATTCAGTCGAGCGTGGGCACGGACCTTAGTGATATTACCAGCAAGGTAACGACCTGGGCCACAGCCTTCCTGAATAATGCCGTCAGCGGCGTGGGCAGCTTCGTGGGAACACTGACCGAAATTGTACTGGCTGTGGTGACTACACCGTTCATTCTCTTCTATCTCCTGCGTGACGGCAAAAGATTGCCCGACTACCTCATGAGACTCATCCCTACCGCGCTGCGGCCGCAGTCCCGGATGGTGATGCAGGAAATGAACAATCAGATCGCATCGTATATCCGCGGCCAGATTATTGTCAGCTGCTGTATCGGAGCACTGCTCTATATCGGGTATCTGATTATCGGGCTGGAGTATTCGCTGGTTCTGGCGATCGTGGCTGCTTGTACGGCTGTAGTTCCTTATCTGGGGCCGGCTATTGCGATTACCCCTGCGCTGATTGTGGCGATGGTGACCTCACCATTTATGCTGCTGAAGATGGTCATTGTCTGGACCGCCGTCCAGTTGATCGAAGGGAAGTTTATCTCGCCGCAGATTATGGGGAAATCGCTGAAGATTCACCCGATTACAATTATTTTTGTGATTATTTTTGCCGGAAAAATGTTCGGTGTACTAGGTATCATACTTGCGGTGCCGGGCTACGCCGTGCTTAAGGTGGTAATGACCCATATCTTCCAGTGGTTCCGCTTCCGCTCCGGGCTCTACAGAGTCATCGAAGAAAAGACTGAGGAATAA
- a CDS encoding substrate-binding domain-containing protein — translation MKRSFSINLLYSFFALAGLTVAAFIAYFITAFTKGYLFYGPLVLVIAAGLALLSVISIFGLFRRRLRQILLGSFVGLCLLTAAGYEIRQAYINSLAEVSEQEVNLNQYAPFATNTKAASLNHKASYQLMMNLPRLDGATALYPLYSAFAQAVYPQDNYSPFVQKEGTDFVVCTSTSEAYKRLITGEADIIFAAAPSLAQTKQAKLVGRELKLTPIGREAFVFFVNKRNPVDSLTTDQIKDIYSGTLTNWKQVGGKDDPIRAFQRSEDSGSQTRLQKIMEDRQLMTPPKENVANVMSGIISQTANYRNYKNALGFSFMFYATQMNASDEIKLLAIDDVPPSTESIRSGEYPFTTEFYAVTAGSTNPNIEPFLNWILSAEGQELVEKTGYTPVK, via the coding sequence ATGAAAAGAAGTTTTTCGATCAATCTGCTGTATTCCTTCTTTGCGCTGGCTGGGCTCACAGTTGCCGCCTTTATAGCTTATTTCATTACCGCTTTCACCAAAGGATATCTGTTCTATGGTCCGCTTGTCCTGGTAATCGCTGCGGGCTTGGCACTGCTCTCCGTAATCTCCATCTTCGGCCTGTTCAGAAGACGGCTGCGCCAGATCCTGCTGGGAAGCTTCGTGGGTCTCTGTCTGCTTACAGCCGCTGGCTATGAGATCAGACAAGCTTATATCAACAGCTTAGCTGAGGTTAGTGAGCAGGAGGTCAATCTCAATCAGTATGCCCCTTTTGCGACAAATACCAAAGCCGCATCCCTGAACCATAAAGCTTCCTACCAGCTTATGATGAACCTGCCGCGCCTGGATGGAGCAACAGCGCTGTACCCGCTGTATTCGGCTTTTGCCCAAGCGGTCTACCCGCAGGATAACTATTCCCCCTTCGTCCAGAAGGAAGGGACCGATTTCGTGGTATGCACCAGCACCTCTGAGGCCTACAAACGGCTGATCACAGGAGAGGCCGATATCATCTTCGCTGCTGCCCCTTCGCTGGCCCAGACGAAGCAGGCGAAGCTAGTAGGCCGTGAACTGAAGCTCACTCCAATCGGCCGCGAAGCCTTCGTCTTCTTCGTCAACAAGCGCAATCCGGTGGACAGCCTGACCACGGATCAGATTAAGGATATCTATTCCGGCACCCTCACCAATTGGAAGCAGGTCGGCGGCAAGGATGACCCGATCCGCGCTTTCCAGCGGTCTGAAGACAGCGGCAGCCAGACCCGGCTCCAGAAAATCATGGAGGACCGCCAGCTGATGACCCCACCAAAGGAGAATGTGGCAAACGTCATGAGCGGCATTATCAGCCAGACCGCCAACTACCGCAATTACAAGAATGCACTGGGCTTCAGCTTCATGTTCTATGCCACGCAAATGAACGCCAGTGATGAGATCAAGCTGCTGGCTATCGATGATGTGCCGCCGTCCACAGAGAGCATCCGCAGCGGAGAATACCCGTTCACGACTGAATTCTATGCCGTAACCGCCGGCAGCACCAATCCGAACATCGAACCGTTCCTGAACTGGATTCTGTCCGCTGAGGGCCAGGAGCTGGTTGAGAAGACCGGGTATACGCCGGTTAAATAA
- a CDS encoding DMT family transporter yields the protein MSNVSASSQGLRTAPVRSGFWLVVLGAALWGVDPLFRIILLKSLTSSQIVLLEHVVLFLVAAPVMWRNRAELKGVRLRQAAALLVVSWGGSAVATILFTKALSSGDFNAVLLLQKLQPLFAIGLAAVILKERLPRNFAPLLIVALAGTYLLTFGWTIPFGHVNSFMGVGSLMALGAAALWGGSTVMGRYLLGSMKYETVTSLRFILALPLLFVITSMEGAPWQMSGGISGSAAVAVNLLLQALLPGLLSMLLYYKGLNTTKASVATLAELSFPMTGILINWVVYQQLVTLPQLVGFALIWTALFFISSQQRDQLQPAKQN from the coding sequence ATGAGTAATGTATCTGCTTCATCCCAAGGCTTGCGTACCGCACCGGTGCGCAGCGGATTCTGGCTGGTGGTTCTGGGGGCGGCCTTATGGGGAGTTGACCCGCTGTTCCGCATTATCCTGCTGAAATCCCTGACGTCGTCCCAGATTGTGCTGCTTGAGCATGTCGTGCTCTTCCTGGTTGCCGCTCCGGTAATGTGGCGCAATCGTGCAGAGCTGAAGGGTGTCCGTCTGCGCCAAGCCGCAGCGCTGCTCGTGGTATCGTGGGGCGGCTCAGCCGTAGCGACCATTCTGTTCACGAAAGCCTTATCCAGCGGAGACTTCAATGCCGTGCTGCTGCTTCAGAAGCTTCAGCCCTTGTTCGCCATTGGTCTTGCCGCTGTTATTCTAAAAGAACGCCTGCCGCGCAATTTCGCACCGCTGCTTATCGTTGCCCTGGCCGGGACGTACCTGCTGACCTTCGGCTGGACGATTCCCTTCGGCCATGTGAACAGCTTCATGGGTGTAGGAAGCCTGATGGCGCTGGGCGCTGCGGCTTTGTGGGGCGGCTCTACAGTTATGGGCCGCTATCTGCTGGGCTCGATGAAATATGAGACAGTAACCTCACTGCGCTTCATTCTGGCGCTCCCGCTGCTGTTCGTAATTACAAGCATGGAAGGCGCCCCGTGGCAGATGAGCGGCGGAATCAGCGGCTCAGCGGCAGTTGCTGTTAACCTGCTGCTGCAGGCGTTGCTGCCCGGACTGCTCAGCATGCTGCTCTATTACAAGGGGCTGAATACGACCAAAGCTTCGGTAGCGACCCTGGCCGAACTCAGCTTCCCGATGACCGGGATTCTGATTAACTGGGTAGTGTACCAGCAGCTTGTAACCCTGCCGCAGCTTGTCGGCTTCGCGCTGATCTGGACAGCACTCTTCTTCATCTCCAGTCAGCAGCGGGATCAGCTGCAGCCGGCCAAGCAGAATTAA